In Uranotaenia lowii strain MFRU-FL chromosome 2, ASM2978415v1, whole genome shotgun sequence, one genomic interval encodes:
- the LOC129747811 gene encoding lipase member H-like gives MRKVPSLVVLLGLAVAAFTSPIEQKRWSLVRDGNGNVHLDDTQYSNPIEPEKQFVAAEVTTFHLFTRANPTVGQEIVLDDAASLQASNFNSANPTRIIIHGWSQSRLSDVNTVLTNAWLTRGEFNVIVVDWEEGANTLLYRLARGRIVAVAGVISSFINFLVSAGGIAHNSIYIAGHNLGAHIAGSVGFFQFMRINTIYGLDASYELFDYTSSDRLNQWDAQYVESIHTNVGNNGFDLPLGQAAFYPNGIGPQPGCGIDLTGNCAHARAIFLLAESIISGGFTSIPCQNFNQVLEDTCVIDRPTRRMGGEPSNQGTGARGVYKMTTRASSPFSLD, from the exons ATGAGGAAGGTCCCGAGTTTAGTTGTTCTTCTTGGATTAGCCGTTGCCG CTTTTACGAGTCCTATTGAGCAGAAACGTTGGAGTTTGGTACGAGACGGCAATGGAAACGTGCACCTGGACGATACGCAATACTCCAACCCGATCGAACCGGAAAAACAATTCGTTGCAGCTGAAGTAACGACCTTCCATTTGTTTACACGAGCGAATCCAACTGTTGGGCAGGAGATAGTATTGGACGATGCCGCTTCCCTCCAGGCTTCAAACTTCAATTCGGCCAATCCTACCAGGATCATCATCCATGGATGGAGCCAAAGTCGCCTGTCGGATGTCAATACGGTTCTGACGAATGCCTGGTTGACTCGAGGTGAATTCAACGTGATTGTGGTCGATTGGGAAGAAGGTGCAAACACATTGCTGTATCGATTGGCCCGAGGCAGaattgttgctgttgctggagTTATATCTTCGTTCATCAATTTCCTGGTATCTGCTGGAGGAATTGCCCACAACAGTATCTACATAGCAGGACATAACCTGGGAGCTCACATTGCCGGTAGCGTTGGCTTTTTCCAGTTTATGCGTATAAACACCATCTATGGCCTGGATGCTTCGTACGAACTTTTCGACTACACAAGCAGCGATCGTTTGAACCAATGGGATGCCCAATACGTCGAATCGATCCACACCAATGTTGGAAACAACGGATTCGATCTTCCACTGGGACAGGCAGCGTTTTATCCGAACGGTATTGGACCTCAGCCAGGATGTGGAATCGACCTTACCGGAAACTGTGCCCATGCACGAGCCATCTTTCTACTGGCCGAATCGATCATTTCCGGCGGATTCACATCAATTCCGTGCCAAAACTTTAATCAAGTCCTGGAGGATACCTGCGTCATTGATCGGCCCACTCGTCGCATGGGAGGGGAGCCATCGAATCAAGGCACCGGAGCAAGAGGTGTTTACAAGATGACTACCCGTGCATCGAGCCCGTTTTCATTGGATTAG
- the LOC129747961 gene encoding pancreatic triacylglycerol lipase-like, with protein MTNLTFLVVLIGLAAFAVGVPLNSQPADDQWKLIPDANGRLHLVNLNPYSLPDPQEPETHFTARQDMIFRLYTQQNPDVPQTIILENSASLAASNFNPAHPTRFIIHGWNNNGFSEVNMMLKDAWMRRGNFNVITVDWGVGANTINYPIARARVHAVGATTAAFIGFLIAERGISPNSISIAGHSLGAHAAGVAGHSRFGTLNTIFGMDPALPGFSLDSSDRITAHDAQYVESIHTNAGLLGFDLPLGQTAFYPNGGSSQPGCGVDITGACAHGRAYEFLAESIISGGFTSIPCQNYNQVITNTCVIDRPQRRMGGEPSNHGTGASGVYTLTTRNASPFSQG; from the exons ATGACGAATTTGACATTCCTGGTGGTGCTTATAGGTTTAGCTGCATTTG CCGTTGGAGTTCCACTGAACTCCCAGCCAGCGGACGATCAATGGAAGCTGATTCCGGACGCCAATGGGCGTTTGCATTTGGTCAATTTGAACCCGTATAGCTTACCGGATCCTCAGGAACCGGAAACTCATTTCACCGCCCGTCAGGATATGATCTTCCGCCTGTATACTCAACAGAATCCGGACGTACCGCAAACAATCATTCTGGAAAATTCTGCCTCCCTGGCTGCGTCCAACTTCAATCCGGCACACCCAACCAGGTTCATCATCCACGGATGGAACAATAATGGTTTCTCTGAGGTTAACATGATGCTGAAGGATGCCTGGATGAGACGTGGAAACTTCAACGTCATCACCGTCGATTGGGGCGTAGGAGCTAACACCATCAACTATCCGATTGCACGTGCTCGAGTCCATGCTGTTGGAGCAACGACTGCAGCTTTCATTGGATTCCTGATTGCCGAAAGGGGTATCTCGCCGAACAGTATCAGCATTGCTGGACACAGTTTGGGAGCTCATGCTGCCGGTGTTGCTGGCCACAGCCGATTCGGAACGCTGAACACCATTTTCGGAATGGATCCGGCACTGCCAGGGTTCTCTCTGGATAGCAGCGATCGTATCACGGCTCACGATGCCCAGTACGTTGAATCGATCCACACCAACGCCGGATTGCTCGGGTTCGATTTGCCACTCGGACAAACCGCCTTCTACCCGAACGGAGGAAGCAGCCAGCCCGGTTGCGGAGTAGATATTACCGGAGCCTGTGCTCACGGACGTGCTTATGAGTTCTTGGCTGAATCGATCATCTCCGGAGGATTCACGTCGATTCCGTGCCAGAACTACAACCAGGTGATTACGAATACTTGCGTTATCGATCGTCCACAGCGACGCATGGGAGGTGAACCATCGAACCATGGAACCGGTGCCTCCGGAGTTTATACTCTGACCACCCGAAATGCTAGCCCGTTCTCTCAAggttaa
- the LOC129748789 gene encoding inactive pancreatic lipase-related protein 1-like — translation MKLFVVIALLASAYCAHALPVENEVRVVEDSNGNLHLVNPDPYTVVDAELEPRFVPENDIRFLLFTRSNPVHGQVLEWNNPSSILSSNFNVNDPTRFIIHGWNGDHTSGLNANIRQNFFARGEFNMITVDWGVGAGTINYLTARNRVASVGEIVARMVDTLVATTGVSYNSINLIGHSLGAHAAGNAGRMVASPLNTIIGLDAAGVSFSLSDNDILSPNDAQYVEVMYTAAGSLGFDLPLGHSNFFPNGGRSQPGCGIDLSGSCAHSRAHQLYAESISTTIGFRSTRCASLDEINGGACTPSGPDALMGGEPSNRGLGVEGVFRLTTNANEPRAQG, via the exons ATGAAGCTATTTGTAGTGATAGCGCTGTTGGCATCAGCATATTGTG CCCACGcacttccagttgaaaatgaggtCAGAGTCGTTGAAGATTCCAACGGCAATCTGCATCTCGTTAATCCAGATCCCTACACGGTCGTGGACGCTGAGTTGGAACCAAGGTTTGTACCAGAAAACGACATCCGCTTCCTGTTGTTCACCAGATCGAATCCCGTCCATGGTCAAGTTTTGGAATGGAACAACCCCAGCTCGATCTTGAGCTCCAACTTCAACGTCAACGACCCTACACGGTTCATCATCCACGGCTGGAATGGTGATCATACATCCGGCTTGAACGCCAACATCCGCCAGAACTTCTTCGCAAGAGGCGAATTCAACATGATCACCGTAGACTGGGGAGTCGGTGCAGGAACTATCAACTATTTGACCGCTCGTAATCGCGTCGCTTCGGTTGGAGAGATCGTTGCCCGCATGGTAGACACCTTAGTCGCAACCACCGGAGTGTCCTATAACAGCATCAATTTGATCGGTCACAGTTTAGGAGCTCATGCGGCCGGAAATGCTGGTCGAATGGTGGCAAGTCCACTCAATACCATCATCGGATTGGATGCCGCTGGCGTATCATTCAGTCTCTCGGATAACGACATCCTTTCCCCGAACGACGCCCAATACGTCGAAGTTATGTACACTGCAGCCGGATCCTTAGGCTTTGATCTACCCCTAGGTCATTCCAATTTCTTCCCCAATGGTGGACGTTCGCAGCCAGGTTGTGGTATCGATCTTTCCGGTTCCTGTGCTCATTCTCGAGCTCATCAGCTATACGCCGAATCCATCTCCACCACTATTGGATTCCGATCGACTCGATGTGCCTCGCTGGATGAAATCAACGGTGGAGCGTGTACTCCAAGTGGACCCGATGCCCTGATGGGTGGAGAACCTTCGAACCGTGGCTTAGGAGTTGAAGGCGTCTTCCGGTTGACCACCAATGCCAATGAACCGCGTGCTCAAGGTTGA
- the LOC129745518 gene encoding pancreatic triacylglycerol lipase-like: MKIALSISLFVGLVAVGHCLPVETKSWALMPDGEGHMHLINIAPENVVVAENEVEPLFDPLNEVVFRLHTRRNPVHPQLIRWDDQGSVLNSNFDPSHPTRFLIHGWVEGQDAALHWVIKDHYMRVGDFNVINVDWGAGAQTINYAAARNRVAGVGMVVARVINTIRAATGQSLDMINVIGFSLGAHAAGNAGKELGGQLPTIIALDPAGPLFHIGQADCLWKTDAQYTEAIYTNAGTLAFDAPLTHANFYPNGGRSQPGCRLDIAGVCAHMRVNDLFAESVSTENGFNSMRCANYNEILSGRCTISGPYAKMGGEPSNHGRGVEGVYHLMTKADFPFARG; the protein is encoded by the exons ATGAAGATTGCTTTATCAATCTCTTTGTTTGTGGGTCTAGTGGCGGTTG GTCACTGTCTACCCGTGGAGACAAAATCATGGGCACTGATGCCGGATGGTGAGGGTCATATGCACCTCATCAACATTGCTCCCGAAAACGTAGTGGTAGCAGAAAACGAAGTGGAGCCACTTTTTGACCCATTGAATGAAGTTGTGTTCCGCCTGCACACTCGTCGTAATCCAGTTCACCCTCAACTGATCCGATGGGATGATCAGGGTTCAGTGTTGAACTCAAACTTTGATCCCAGTCATCCCACACGATTCCTGATCCATGGTTGGGTTGAGGGACAGGATGCAGCTTTACATTGGGTCATCAAGGATCACTACATGCGAGTAGGTGACTTCAACGTTATCAATGTAGATTGGGGTGCAGGTGCTCAGACCATCAACTACGCCGCTGCTCGTAATCGTGTCGCTGGAGTCGGTATGGTAGTGGCTCGTGTCATCAATACGATCAGAGCAGCTACTGGTCAGTCCTTGGATATGATCAACGTGATTGGCTTCAGTTTAGGTGCTCATGCGGCGGGCAACGCTGGAAAGGAACTGGGTGGACAACTTCCAACAATTATTGCCTTGGACCCGGCTGGACCTCTGTTCCACATTGGCCAGGCAGATTGCCTTTGGAAGACCGATGCCCAGTATACGGAAGCTATCTACACTAATGCTGGCACATTGGCCTTCGATGCACCGCTGACGCATGCAAACTTCTATCCCAATGGCGGGCGATCGCAGCCCGGGTGTCGTTTGGACATTGCTGGAGTCTGTGCTCATATGCGTGTCAATGATTTGTTTGCTGAATCCGTTTCGACTGAGAATGGATTCAACTCGATGCGTTGCGCGAATTACAACGAAATTTTGTCCGGCCGATGCACCATCAGCGGCCCTTATGCGAAGATGGGAGGGGAACCGTCGAATCATGGCCGTGGAGTCGAGGGTGTCTATCATCTGATGACGAAAGCTGATTTTCCGTTCGCCCGTGGATAA
- the LOC129745520 gene encoding phospholipase A1 member A-like: MYIVFLLLGCLAAVSAVPIQKTWELVPTIEGRFTLVHVDPFNLEPEEPEFLFVPETDVIFRLFTRSNPTEPQFLELGNSGSISGSNFNPANPTRFTIHGWNSNGEDGLNTRTRDELLAIGDYNMISVDWSAANSANYLTSRNHVQAAGRGVSLLIAELVNLGASENDMYLIGFSLGAHVAANAGKFTGGRINTIFGLDPAGPFFGPDREDSLHASDAQYVEQIGTNGGVLGINLPLGGASFFPNGGRSQPGCGTDLAGSCAHGRAPAFYVESLRSSVPFRSIRCLNHDQILQGNCQDQGSSANMGGEPSNFGRGVEGVYFLTTNDQSPFARG; this comes from the coding sequence ATGTATATTGTATTTTTGCTTTTGGGATGCCTAGCGGCAGTTTCCGCTGTCCCCATACAGAAGACTTGGGAACTGGTCCCAACTATTGAAGGTCGCTTCACGCTGGTCCACGTGGATCCCTTCAATCTAGAACCGGAGGAACCAGAGTTCCTATTCGTACCGGAAACCGATGTGATTTTCCGCCTGTTCACTCGCAGCAACCCGACGGAACCACAGTTTCTGGAACTTGGTAATTCGGGATCAATTTCCGGGTCAAATTTCAATCCAGCCAACCCAACTCGTTTTACCATTCATGGATGGAACAGCAACGGCGAAGATGGTTTGAATACCCGAACGCGTGATGAGCTGCTGGCCATTGGGGATTACAACATGATTTCCGTAGACTGGAGTGCAGCCAACAGTGCCAACTATCTGACCTCCCGGAACCACGTTCAGGCTGCTGGACGAGGAGTTTCACTGCTGATTGCAGAACTCGTCAACCTAGGAGCTAGCGAAAATGATATGTACCTTATAGGGTTCAGTTTGGGAGCACATGTTGCGGCAAATGCTGGAAAGTTCACCGGAGGTCGAATCAATACAATCTTCGGGCTGGATCCTGCTGGACCATTCTTTGGCCCGGACCGAGAGGATTCTCTCCATGCTTCGGATGCCCAGTACGTTGAACAAATCGGAACCAATGGAGGAGTGTTGGGAATCAACCTTCCTTTGGGAGGGGCTAGTTTCTTCCCGAACGGAGGAAGGTCTCAACCAGGATGCGGAACCGATTTGGCCGGAAGTTGTGCCCACGGAAGGGCTCCAGCGTTCTATGTTGAATCCTTGAGGAGTTCGGTTCCATTCCGGTCGATTCGATGCCTGAATCACGATCAAATACTGCAAGGAAACTGTCAGGATCAGGGTAGCTCAGCTAATATGGGTGGGGAGCCATCTAACTTTGGACGGGGAGTGGAAGGAGTTTACTTTTTAACCACCAACGATCAGTCTCCTTTTGCGAGGGGATAG
- the LOC129745519 gene encoding pancreatic triacylglycerol lipase-like, producing MNYAFWISLVVALMCQSGLGHPVPEEPRWELIPDGNGNLKMVNLAENSLAEDDSEIVPLFNPNTDIIYRLFTRSNPTNPQILTNAASIQASNFNPAHPTRFTIHGWSNDGSHFMNADIRDAFLQRGDFNVITVDWGVGAQLSYIQARGNVGPAGAGVSGFIDILRGATGISRDSIYLIGFSLGAHVAGNAGKGQNGEINTVIALDPAGPLFSVGQDTAVQASDGRYVETIMTNAGLLGHSEPMGQSNFYPNGGRTQPGCGADVGGSCAHDRAPLFYAESVRSATPFRSTRCSSHNDIVSGQCIPSGPDANMGGQPSNFGRGVNGIYFLTTNDASPFARG from the coding sequence ATGAATTACGCATTTTGGATTTCTTTGGTGGTAGCACTCATGTGCCAATCTGGTTTGGGTCATCCAGTGCCCGAGGAACCGAGGTGGGAGTTGATCCCCGATGGCAATGGGAACCTGAAAATGGTCAACCTCGCCGAGAACAGCCTGGCCGAGGATGATTCGGAAATTGTGCCACTGTTCAACCCGAACACGGACATCATCTATCGATTGTTCACCAGAAGCAATCCAACGAATCCTCAAATCTTGACTAATGCTGCTTCGATCCAGGCGAGTAACTTCAATCCAGCTCATCCGACTAGGTTCACGATCCACGGCTGGAGTAACGATGGGAGTCACTTCATGAACGCGGACATCCGGGATGCTTTCCTGCAAAGAGGAGACTTCAACGTGATCACTGTGGATTGGGGAGTTGGCGCTCAGCTGAGCTATATCCAGGCTCGGGGTAATGTTGGACCAGCCGGAGCAGGTGTTTCGGGCTTCATTGATATTCTTCGAGGGGCCACCGGAATTTCCAGGGATAGCATCTACTTGATTGGATTCAGTTTGGGAGCACATGTGGCTGGTAATGCCGGAAAAGGTCAGAACGGAGAAATCAATACTGTGATAGCATTGGATCCAGCTGGACCACTCTTTAGCGTCGGTCAGGATACTGCTGTCCAGGCATCCGATGGTAGATACGTGGAAACCATCATGACCAATGCTGGACTTCTGGGTCATTCCGAGCCGATGGGACAATCTAACTTCTATCCCAACGGGGGACGAACTCAACCCGGTTGTGGAGCAGATGTTGGAGGAAGCTGTGCTCACGATAGAGCACCATTGTTCTACGCTGAATCTGTTCGATCTGCGACTCCATTCCGATCGACCCGATGCTCCAGCCATAACGACATCGTCAGCGGACAGTGCATTCCAAGTGGCCCCGATGCCAACATGGGAGGTCAACCATCCAACTTTGGACGTGGAGTAAACGGCATTTACTTCCTGACGACGAATGACGCATCACCTTTCGCTAGAGGATAA
- the LOC129748871 gene encoding pancreatic triacylglycerol lipase-like, giving the protein MKFALLVASISCAVALGYALPVEAKPWALIPDGAGNMHMVNIEPASVPTGVDEVEPHFDPLSEVVFRLHTRRNPVHPQLIQWNDHGSIQNSNFDPSHPTRFLIHGWVEGQDATLHWVIKDHYLRVGDFNVINVDWGAGAQTINYAAARNRVAGVGMVVARVIQAIQAATGQHIDLINVIGFSLGAHAAGNAGKQMNGQLPAVIALDPAGPLFSFGQVDIFHHTDARYTEAIYTNAGLLAFNNPLADANFYPNGGRSQPGCTLDVAGVCAHNRVNELFAESVSTDNGFNSMRCLNHDEILSGRCTPTGPYAKMGGEPSNHGRGVEGVFYLRTNSAWPFARG; this is encoded by the exons ATGAAATTCGCATTGCTCGTAGCTTCGATTAGCTGTGCGGTTGCACTGG GCTATGCCCTACCGGTGGAAGCCAAACCATGGGCCCTGATCCCGGATGGTGCGGGGAACATGCACATGGTAAACATTGAACCAGCGAGCGTACCCACGGGTGTTGATGAGGTCGAACCCCATTTTGATCCGCTGTCGGAAGTTGTGTTCCGTCTGCATACCCGCCGTAACCCCGTCCACCCTCAACTGATCCAATGGAATGACCACGGGTCGATCCAGAACTCAAACTTCGATCCCAGCCACCCGACTCGGTTCCTGATCCACGGATGGGTTGAAGGTCAGGACGCCACGTTGCACTGGGTCATCAAGGACCACTACCTGCGAGTGGGTGACTTCAACGTTATCAATGTAGATTGGGGTGCAGGTGCTCAGACCATCAACTACGCCGCTGCTCGTAATCGTGTCGCTGGAGTCGGTATGGTTGTGGCCCGTGTGATTCAGGCAATCCAGGCTGCAACCGGACAGCACATTGACCTGATTAACGTGATCGGATTCAGTTTGGGAGCCCATGCTGCTGGTAATGCTGGCAAACAAATGAACGGTCAACTTCCAGCCGTTATTGCTCTGGATCCTGCTGGTCCCCTATTCTCGTTCGGACAGGTCGACATTTTCCATCACACTGATGCCCGTTACACCGAAGCTATCTACACCAACGCTGGTCTACTGGCCTTCAACAACCCTCTGGCCGATGCCAACTTCTATCCCAACGGAGGTCGCTCGCAGCCGGGTTGTACCCTGGACGTTGCCGGAGTTTGTGCTCACAACCGTGTCAATGAACTGTTTGCCGAATCCGTTTCGACCGATAATGGATTCAACTCGATGCGCTGTTTGAACCACGATGAAATTCTGTCTGGCCGTTGCACTCCCACGGGACCGTACGCCAAGATGGGTGGTGAGCCTTCGAATCATGGTCGTGGTGTTGAGGGTGTTTTCTACTTGAGAACTAACTCTGCATGGCCATTCGCTAGAGGTTGA